One Corynebacterium aurimucosum genomic window, TTTTTGCCCATGGCGAAGGTGATGGGGCCGCGGCCGTCACCATCAGTCGAGGAGGCATCGGAGCCAGTGCTTGACGACGATCCCTCGTCGCTCGAGGAGCAACCCGCCAAGGTCAGTGCGAGTGCAGCGGTGGTGACGACAACGCCGCGGCGGACAGAACGCAGCGAGCTGGGGAGGAAGGGCTTCTTCATTGAATATTCACCTTTCGGAAAACTTCTGATGACTACAAAATAGGGGATCATCCCCACACTGCACGTGGTTTTGGCTTTTAATTCACTTCAAACGGGGGTGAAATCACCCCTGTCCGTGGTGTTTCTTAAGCCTCAATACGCTGGCCGGTCTCCGGATCGAAGCGGTGAGCCTCGCGGGGGTTAAAGGTCAGCACGACGTTCTCACCACGCTGCGGAACGTTGTCGCTCGCGCGGGCGACGAAGCGCTGCTCGCCCACCATGACGTAGACGAAGGACTCAGAGCCCAGCTCTTCCACGAACTCCACCGTGCCTTGGAAGCCAATCGGCCCCTTATTGATGAACATTTTTTCCGGGCGAACGCCGACGCGTCCGCCGTTGTAGTCGAAGATGTTCATCGCGGGGGAACCGATGAAACCGGCGACGAATTCGTTAGCGGGAGCGTCGTAGAGCTCGCGCGGTGGCGCGACTTGCTGCAGAACACCGTCCTTGAGCACGGCCACGCGGTCACCCATGGTCATGGCCTCCACCTGGTCGTGGGTGACGTAGACAGTGGTGGTGCCGAGACGCTGTTGGAGGCTGGCCAGCTCCGCGCGGGTTTGCACGCGCAGCTTAGCGTCGAGGTTAGACAGGGGCTCATCCATGAGGAAGGCCTTCGGCTCGCGCACGATGGCGCGGCCCATGGCCACGCGCTGACGCTGACCACCGGAGAGGTCTTTGGGCTTGCGCTGCAGGTACTCCGTCAGCCCAAGGGTCTTCGCTGCTTCTTCTACTTTGGCTTTGATTTCAGCCTTGGGCATCTTGGCCAGCTTGAGGGCGAAGCCCATGTTCTGGGCAACGGTGAGGTGCGGGTAGAGCGCGTAGTTCTGGAAGACCATGGCGATATCGCGATCGCCTGGCTCAAGGCCCGTGACGTCTTTGCCGTCAATAAGGATGCGGCCGCTGGAGACCGGCTCCAGCCCCGCGAGGGCGCGCAGGGTGGTGGACTTACCGCAGCCGGACGGGCCGACGAGGACTAGAAACTCGCCGTCCGCAATCTCGAGATTGAGGTCTTTGACCGTGGGGTTCTCGGCACGGGGATAGGTGATGCCGACGTTCTCAAAAGTGACCTTTGCCATGGATTCACACTAGCACCTGGCGGTGCGTGCATTAGGCTGGAATTTGTTATGAAGAAGTTCGCTCCACTCCTCGCACTGCTCTTGGTCGGTTGCTCCAGTACGGAATCCGCCGAGTCCTTTGCGCCACTGACAACCGTTTCTACTGGGACTGCTGATGCGTCTTCAGCGCCTTCGGAGACTACGACGGAGTCATTGACCTCCACTACCAAATCTTCTTCGGAAGAGCCTTCCCCGACGATGCCCTCGAAGGAGTCCGCGACATCGCCGACGACTTCGGCTGCAGAGACGCAGCGCGATACCGTGTTCCGCGCTATTTTTGCCGATACTGTCGACGCATCTGACGTCCGCTCACAGTTGGTGGACAATGGCCACGTGAATCGCTCCACCATGCGTGCCAGCATGAAGGGGATGGGCCTGGATGTCTCGGATTCGGAATTGCAAGAGTACGGCGAGTGGGTTTGTGAATGGGTTACCCCAGCAACTCGCTATGTGCTGGTGACTGAAGGGAAGCCGGACAGCCTTGGGGCACAAGACCGCGCTGATTACGACAAGTTGATCGGGGATACTGTTTCTTTCCTGGCAGATACGCGGCAGATCACCGTCACGCCTGAGCAGGTCACCCATGCGTTGCCGCAGGCGGTGCTGACTACCTGTCTTGACGATGCTACTGCCCGCACAATTCTGGCCAATCCGGATTACTTTTAGTTACTTCGAGGCGGCAGTGATCCGGCGGGTAACCTAGGGTGCATGACTGCACTTGATATGGACCGAATCCGCGAGGCGCTGAGCGAAGACTTCGCTGTTATCGATTACACCGAGTCCACTGGCTCCACCAATACCGATCTCATGCAGGCCGGCAAGGTGGCTGATGGCACCGTTTTGCTGGCTAATGAGCAGGTTGCCGGTAAGGGCCGATTGGGCCGTCAGTGGGTGAGCCCGGCTGGTTCGCAGCTCATCTTTTCCGTTCTCATCCTTCCGGATTCGTTGGATCACCTCGGTACTTTGCCGCTAGCTGCCGGCTTGGCCGTGACTGATTCCGTAGAGGGTGCGGTACTCAAGTGGCCGAATGACGTGCACATCGATGGTAAGAAGCTGTGCGGTATCCTCGCCGAGGCTGGTCCAGTGGGCGAGGCCTTCAAATCTGCTCCGAAGACGGAAGTTTCCAAGGCTGAAATCAACAAGGCAGAGATCAACAAGGCAGAGATCAACAAGGCAGAGATCAACAAGGCAGAGATCAATAAGGCAGAGATCAACAAAGCCGAGGTCAGTAAAGCTGAAATCGCCCCCAAGACCCAGTCTGCGAACCCGCCTTCAGCCCGCGTGGTCGTGGGCATGGGCATCAACGTCACCCTGACCCGCGAGGAACTGCCCATCGAGGCCGCGACATCGCTCGCGCTCGAAGGCCTTGAGACCGACCGCACGCAGCTGGCCATCACCGTGCTGAAGAACCTGCGTCGCCGCATTACCCAGTGGGAGCAGCAGGACCCACAGCTTTTGGCTGATTACCGTAAGGTGTGTTCTTCCATCGGGCAGGAAGTCCGCCTCGAAGCCCCGGCCGGCGACGTCATCGGCACCGTCGAGGGCGTGGCCGATGATGGCCGCATCAACGTTGGCGGCGAGTATTACTCCGCGGGTGATGTCATCCACCTGCGCCCGGCTGATAATTAGTCGCCCGCGCTGCGTGGCGTCTAAGCGTCGACCGGCGAGGCCCCATAGAAGACGCCGTGCTCGACACATGGCGCTATTCAAAAGGCGTCTGTCAGAAGGCATCAGTCAAAAGGCGTCTTTGGGGGCAAAGACACCTTTTGGACGCCTCCACATGGCGTTTTCAGGGGCAAAGACGCCTTTTGACTGACGCCTTTTAGGAAATGCCATGTGCGAAGCCTTGGCTGGGCCTGCAAGGCCTAGGACGTGACGTCCTCTTGCCTGGACGGCGGGAGCAGGCAGGTACCATGAGCCCCATGAACCTCATGCAGATGGGCCGCGGCGAGGTTGTGCGCGCGGATATGACCGCCCCCTTTCGGACGCTGCTCTTTCCTTTTTTAGAGCTCATCGTGATTACCGGGGTGTGCTGGATTGCCATCGGCTGGTGTGACTATAACGGCATGGACCTGGCGCTTCGCAATGGCTTAGTAGCTTTATGGGCCCTGCTTGCTGCCTGGCGCTTCATCGGTCCCTTGGTGAAAGCCCGCCGTAAGCGCTTCATCGTGACCAACCTGCGCGTCATCGCTCGCGAAGGCAAACGCGTTGATTCGATCCCGCTCACGGATATCCGTGGTGCGCGCCGCCGTCGCGGCGGGATTTCGCTGGCACTCCACGGATACGAGAAGCCGATGTATTTCCCATCCATCCCCAAAGCCAAGCGCGTCGAGGATATCCTCAACGAGCAACCGGTCTGGGGTTAGTCCTTAATCTCCGTCGTGTGTAGCTGCTGGTCCAAGTCATCAGGGGCCAGGTTGGCGGAGCGGAACTCGTGGGTCAGCGGCAAGCGCAGATCTAGGTCCGTGCCAGGGCAGAGCTCAATGGTGGCCTCATCCACCGTGTAGTCCAGCACGTGTCCGCCGGAGGTCCGCGCAGCGTCAATAAAGTGCACGTGGCAGCCCGGCACCGAAATGCCTTTTTCAAAGACCGGTGTGCGGAAACCACCGATGATGCCTTCGACGTTTTCAAAGCGCAGTTCCTTATCGCCGCCCACGGCCTGCGCCATCGGCGGATAAGGCTTGCTCTGCTTGACCACCGTGCGGGTAACCACGTTGCTGAAGCGTCCGGTGATTCGCACCGCGTACATGTAGTTGGCGGAAGGCTCGACTTCATCGATGAAGGCCGAAAGCTCCTCGCGCTTCAATCCCTTGGGCGCGGCCACCTTAATACGGGGGACGAAGTTCGTGGCCACCGCGAAGGGGGTTCCCTGGTCCAAGTCCGCTACCGTCGCGGTGCCATCGCCGCGTAGCTGGTAGCACACGCCGTCGAGGATAATCATCTCCCCATCCAGCGCATCGAAGGTGCCGATGCCAAAATTGCCTTTGCCCAAGAGCTCGCCGATGGTCATTTCGCCGTCGTAAATGCCATCCAACAGCGCGGTCATGAGGGAGTTCTGAAAGATGGTATGCCGGACGATCATGGCCCCAAGGCTAGTATTGAAAGGGTGAGTGAACAACACAAACCCCTCGTTACTGTTTATGGAGACGGCCAGCTTGCACGCATGATGCAGCCGGCCGCCGCAGAGCTCGACATCAGCTTGCGCGTGCTGGCCTCCGCGCCAGACAAGTCCGCCGCACAGGTGATCCCGGATGTGGTGCTCGGTGACTACCACGATCTCGACGTGCTCACCGCCGCCGCGGAAGGCGCGGATGCAATTACCTTTGAGCACGAGCACGTCCCGACGGAGCACGTCGAGCGTCTTATCGCCGACGGCCTCAACGTCCAGCCCCAGCCTTCCGCTCTCCTCTACGCGCAGGACAAACTGTTCATGCGCGAGAAGCTGGCCGAGCTGGGCGCCCCAGTGCCGCGCTTTGCCGCTATTGAATCGGTGGAGGATGCGCGGGATTTCGCCGCGCTTGTCGACGGTCACGTGTGCCTCAAAGCCCGCCGCGGCGGCTACGACGGTCATGGCGTGTGGTTCCCGTCAGCGGAGGAGCTGGAGCCGCTGGTAGAAGAGCTTCTCGCCGCTGGTACTCCGCTTATGGCTGAGGAAAAAGTTTCCCTTACTCGCGAGCTGTCCGTGCTCGTCGCCCGCCGCCCCTCCGGCGAGGTCAAAGCCTGGCCGGTCACCGAGTCGGTGCAGCGAGACGGCATCTGCGCCGGGGCTTTTGCCCCAGCCCCGAACTTGTCGGCAGCGCTCGCGGAGCGCGCCATGCAGGTGGGCATCAAGGTAGCCACCGAGCTGGGCGTTACGGGTGTGCTGGCAGTGGAGCTTTTCGCTTTTGCCACGAAGCAAGACGCCGGCTGCATCATCGCGTCCGCTTCAGGCGCGCCGGGAGCGGTTGTGGAAGAAGATATTGCGGTCAACGAGCTGGCCATGCGCCCGCACAACACCGGCCACTGGACGCAGGATGGCTGCGTGACCTCGCAGTTCGAGCAGCACCTGCGCGCCGTGCTGGACCTGCCGCTGGGCTCCACCGCGCCATTGGCGCCCGTAACGGTCATGGCCAATGTGCTGGGGGCTGAGGAGGATCCGCAGATGCCCATGCCGCAGCGCGTCCGTGAAGTCATGGAGCGCTACCCGCAGGCGAAGATCCACCTCTACGGTAAGGACCACCAGCCGGGTCGCAAGATCGGCCACGTCAACGTCGTTGGTGAGGACGTGGAGGAAACGCGCCGCATCGCCCACGATGCCGCCCACTTCCTCGTCCACGCGCAGTGGGCGTAAGCCCACTGCGCACTCTTAAGCCCACAGCGCACTCTTCAGACCACTGCGCACTCTTAAGCCCGCAGCGAGCTTAAACGCTAGTAAAGAAGGAGATTTTTCATGGAACCACTCGTCGGACTGATCATGGGATCCGATTCCGATTGGCCCACCGTCAAGCCCGCAGCCGAAGTGCTCGCCGAGTTCGGCGTGCCCTTTGAGGTGGGCGTCGTCAGTGCGCACCGCACCCCAGAAAAGATGCTGGCTTATGCCAAGTCTGCCCACGAGCGCGGGCTCAAGGCCATCATCGCCTGTGCCGGTGGTGCGGCCCACCTGCCAGGCATGGTTGCCGCGGCCACGCCGCTGCCGGTCATCGGCATCCCGCGCGCGTTGAAGGATCTCGATGGTCTCGATTCACTGCTGTCCATCGTGCAGATGCCGGGTGGGGTGCCGGTGGCAACCGTATCCATCGGCGGTGCGAAGAATGCGGGCCTGCTTGCCGTGCGCATCCTCTCCGCGGGCGACCCAGCACTGGTGGAGAAGATGGCAGCCTACCAAGAGAACATGGCCGCCGAAGTAGAAAAGAAGGATGAGAACCTGCGTTCCCAGCTCCTCGGCGAATAAGACGCGGCTTTAACCGGGCAACTCGCTTGTCAGATCCGGGTAGGAGGCCTGGGCGCCGGAGCCCGTGACGGTAAAGGCCCCGACCCGCGCGGCGAAGCGCGCGGCATCCACCAGCGAATCGCCGTCCAACAAGCGGGCACACAGCGCGCCGGCGAAGGCATCGCCCGCGCCGGTCGTATCGACGGCGGTGACGCGTGGGGAGGGAACGTCGATAAGCTCGGCCCCCTCGGCCACAAGCGCCCCGCGCGCGCCCAGCGTGAGAACCACCGAGGCAAAGCCGGCCTCCCTTAAGCGCTGCGCTAGCTCCGCTGGCGCGCCCTGGCCGCTCAACCCCAGCTGCTCGAGGATGAGCCCGGCCTCGTGCTCATTGGCCAGCAGCGGGTCGGCGCGCAGGAGCGCTTCCTTTTCCACCTCGATGACCGGTGCGAGGTTGACCACGACCCGACCTTTGGCCAGCTCGATTGCCTTGGCAAAGCCCGCTGGCGGTATCTCACCTTGGAGCAAAATGAGCTCCGATGCGGTGATGGGGGAGGAGTGCGTGGTGACGAATGAATCGCTGACAAGCGCATTAGCACCCGGCACCACGATGATGGTGTTTTCACCCTGCTTATCTACGGTGATGACGGCTAAACCTGTTACCTCTTCGCTGGCCTCGACGTGCGTGAGGTCCACGCCGCTGGCCTGCAAGTAGTGCATCGCAGGCGCGGCATAAGCATCGCTGCCCACCGCGCCGACGAAGCTCACCTGCGCACCCAGCTGGGCAGCCGCGACCGCCTGGTTTGCTCCTTTGCCACCCGCGGTGATGGTTCCGCCGTGCCCCAAGAGGGTTTCGCCGGGCTGGGGGTGTCGCGCGGTGTGGACCACGAGGTCAGCGTTGATGGAACCGACTACGCACATGCTCATGCTGACCAGTATGCACGCTAAGCTAGCGGGCATGCAGTTTCCGCTTCTGGTGTTGGGCGCGCGCGTCGAGGGCGGCGAGCCTGGTCCGCTGCTACGTAGCCGGTTGGACCGAGCGGTGGTGTTGGCTCGCCTGTTGCCGGAGGAGCCAATCATCGTGACCGGCTTCGGGGAGGCGGAGCCGATGGCGCGCTACCTCATCGAGCGGGGCGTTAATCCGGAGCGGATTCTCCTCGAACCACTCGCTACCAGCACCAACGAGAACCTCGAGCGCGCCCATGCGCTGTGCCCGGAATACACCTATTTCCGCGTTGTGACCAATGACTTCCACGTGCTGCGCACCCGCATGTGGGCCGGGCACCTAGGGATTCGCGTTCACATGCACGGCGTGCGGACCCCGCGGAAAGACCGCTGGTGGAACTACCTGCGCGAGGTGGTGGCGACGCCGCATTCGCTGCTGCGCATTGTGTGGCGGCGGGTGGTGGCTAGGCGCCGAAGAACATGAGCACGATGGCAATCATCCAAATGACAAACCAGTGGCGCTTTTGCGGAGTGGTCGGGTTGGCCTTCTGCTGCAGCGACTTGAGGAAGTACCACGTTCCAGGCAAGGCGAAGCCGATGCCCATGGCTACATCGCCATCAGTAATTCCGGTGAAGCCTACGAGGACCGAAAACAGACTCAAAAGCCCTTTGAACAGGGAGAAGCTGTGGATCGTGCCGCCCGGTGCGTGCTGTTCAAGGGAATAGTCCTGCATCGGCGCCGGTGCGTAGGCGCGCTCAGGCTCAGTGAAAGGTTCAGCAGAAGGCTCCGCGGCCGGATCCGCGAAACGCTCTGCAGAAGGATTCGCAGAAGGCGCCGCGTAGGATTCGCGCGCGGGCTCCGCGAAGGGATTAGCCCCGCGGCCGTTGATTGGCTTGGCCGGCTCCTCGAAAGGGTTGGAGTCAAAGGGATTGCTCATGCGATTCACACTAGGCCACTAGTACACCGAACCCCGAATTAGAGCTTGGCCAGCGTCTTCCGGATGCCTTCTTTCAGCGTTGCCCGTGATTGCTTCATCGGATGCGCAATCGCCCGCAGGCCCATGTATGCAATTTGGTCCGCTGCGCGGTTCAACGGGTCACCCGCATGCCCCATCACCCGACGGATGGTCACCGCGCAGACTCCCTCCACGTCATTCCACGCTTGCTGGAAGCGCGAGCGCGAGCCGGAAGACAGCCCCCGCCACACCCCGCGCGAGCGCATCGCCTTCGAGCCCTTCTGCCGAATCTGTTCCACCGCTTCTAATGCAGCGACGGAGTCTGACTCGATGATCGCCTTGGTTGCCCCGACTTTGAGCAGGTATTTCAACGCCAGGGTGAGGGATTCGAGCTCAAGCTCATCGGTGCTGGCCGTCGTCTTGCGCGTGCGCAACCGGTAGTCACCATTGCTGGCCACGAAGCACATGGAGCCCTTAAACACCGTGTCCGAGGAGGCATCCGTGGCGATGCGCACGGTGGCGTCTATGGGCCACGAGGAGGCTGTCGAGAAGTTCGGCCACCAGTGCGCCTCCGGCGTTTCCACCTTGACGACCTGCTTCTTGCGTGGGGCCTCGCCTTCTTTCTTCGCGCGGCGCGCGGTGATCCCGGCCTGCTTGCGTCGCACGGAGCTAGCGCTTTTCGACGCCCTATTCTCCTCCGCAAAACTCCCCGTCACGGTATAGCCGCGTTCCTCCAGGGCGGCGCGAAGTGCCGCTTGCCGGCGCCCAGTGACGATCCATTTGCGCCCTCGAATACTTTTCGTGGCCTTCTCCAATTCGCGGACGGCTACCTCAACGATATCGCCCTTCCGAATCTGGCCCTTGCGCACGAAGCGCGTTTTCTTGGTGTTAACGGCGATGACCCAGCCATCAATCGTGCCGTTCTCGGCGGAATCCCAGCGCTCATCCCACAGCGCAATAGCCACGTGCACGGGTGCTGAGATCATGTCCTTGGTGATCTTGCGCGTGCCGTAGGTGCGCGACTGCGTGCCCATCAGGGCGGAGAGCTCGAGTGGTTCCATAGCTCTACTAGTAAACCATTTCAGCGCTTTTCTGTAACGCTCGGCTGTCTGATGCAACATACTCAGTGAGCCCACGAACAATATGGAGTTATTTAGTGTCTGTCCTTACCTTGCCTGGTTCGCGTAAGCGGGAATTCTCCCGCCTGTTTCGCGAGCATTACCCGGCGGTGCTGGCCTATTTGCGCCGCCGCGTCCCACCGAGTCACGCGGAAGAGCTGGCGGCTGATGTGTTTGAGCGAGCGTGGGCTGGCTTCGACTCTTTACGCGGCACGCCGCTGCCGTGGCTCTACGGCATCGCCCGCAATGTGATGCGGGAGTTCTACCGCACCCGGCGGGAGACGGAGAACCTCGACGACCATGAGCTGGAATCCTATGCCGGTTATGACGCAGTCGATGCCAATCTCGACATCACTCGCGCGTTGATGCAGTTGCCGCATGCCGAGCGCGAAATCCTCACCCTCCATGCGTGGGAGGGCCTCGACCACCCCGATATCGCCGAGGTCCTCGGCATTTCCCGCAATAACGTGCGCGTTCGACTGCACCGCGCGCGTACCCACCTATCCGAACTCACAGGAGAAACCGATGCCTAACTCTCTCGACAAACTCCGCGCCGCCAATCCTGTTCCCGACACCGCGCTTGACGACGCATCCCTCGCCCGCTCCGAAGACACCCTCGCACAGATTACGAAGGGTCGGTCCACGTGGACTATCGCGGCGGCTTCCGTCGCGGTGCTTGCGCTCATCGGTGGCGCCTTCCCGTTGCTCAATAACTCGGAGCCCGTGGCCTCGGCCGCAGAGATTCTGACGCAGGCCGGCGAAGCTGCGGCCACCCAGCCCGATGCCGTGGATAAAGGCGTGACCGCGAAGGAATACATGAAGCGCGTCGATACCCTCGGCGATGCCACCGCGATCACCGAATATGCGGTGGATGCCGGCGGTGCCGTGGAGGTCTCCTCGCAGGGAGAGGTCCCGGGCTTTGATCCGCAGCCCTCCATCAACCCAGAAGACCTCGTCGTTGCGACCGATCGCGCTGGGTTGGAGAAGCTGGCGGATTCCGCCCCGAATCGCGCGCTAGGCGCGCTGGAGCTGCTGCTCCAGCCGGGCCTGAGTAGCGAGCAGCAGAAGATTGCTTATGACATGCTGGCGGATGCGGAAGGCAATGAGGTCGGCACTGTTGAGGGCGAAGGCGAGGACCAGCTGGTCACCGTGATTCGCGATTCTGACCGCGTCTCCTTCTCCGTCTTGCCTGCGACCGGCCAACTGGTGCGCGTGGTCGGCCTCGTAGGCCCGGACGTGGAAACCACCATCGATGCCACCGCGATCTTGGACTGCGTCTCCGTCACAGGCCTGGAGGGCCCGGACCGCATCTCGCTAGCGTGCGCTGACAATAATTACCTGGTCAACGAATTAGACTGGCAGCGCTGGGGGGCCGACTCCGCAGAGGCAGAGGGCGTGGCGATTGAGAACGACTGCGACCCCAATTGCGCGGAAGGCACATTCAATGAGGATCGCGTCAAGGTGGTCGTCGACAAGCGCGTGGCGTGCGGCTACCATGCCGAGGTTTACTCTCGCGTGCGCGTGCAGTACCCGGATGGGCGCGAGGAAGAGCAGCAGATTGGCTGCGCGCCCTAGGTAAGTTGGCGCAGGGCGAACTGGCCGTACATCTCTCCTAAAGCCTCGGCGGTGTAATCACCGTCGGGGCTAAACCATTGGGCCACACCGATGCCCATATCGATGAGCGCCCAGCAGGCGATTTTGAGGTTCTCCGCATGGAAGTCACCCTCGTTGACCACGGCCATCCAGCGCGCGACATAGTCGCGGCGCAGCTGCAGGACGACGGACTTGTGGGGCTCTTCGAGGTTAGTGAGCTCGTTGTTGACCACGCGGACGCGCCGAGCATGGGTGGCATGGTAGATGACATGGGCTTTCATGGTGGCGACGAGCTTGTCGCGGGGATCGCTGAGCCCGGCGAGGCAGGCGGCGTTGGCGCGGAGGAGATCCTCCATGGCGGTGATGGTGACTTCAGCGAGGAGCTCCTGTTTGGAGGAGTAGTGGTTGTACAGGCTGGAGGCGCGCATGCCGACGGCCTTGGCGATGTCCTCCATGCCGGTGGCGTGGTAGCCGCGCTGGTCAAAGAGGTCGAGTGCGGCGGCGGCGATTTGGTCGCGGCGTCTCTGGTTGGCCATGGTGGGCGTCCTCCTCAATGAGCTAATGGTGGTTAGTGTACCTGCGATGTGGGGTGTGGGGGACGGTTGGGGGCTGGTTTGTCTGGTGACTGTCCTTGCGTGGTCGTGCCGCGTTGTGCGTGGTCGTGCCGCGTTGTGTGTGGTCGTGTCACGTTATGTGTGAGGCACTTGACAGCCAATGGAGGGTCAGGTCACAATTAGGGCTAATAGCCATTCGTATTGCCTGTTTATTGGAGAACTCACCATGTCTCACAACCTCTTTGAGTCCACCACTGATTTCTTGGGTGTTTTTGACAGCCTCTCTGAGTCCGATGCTGCGGGGTGGAAGCGTGCAGCGCAGTTTCGTGAGTACTCCGCCCCGGTGATCAACCAGCACTGGCAGGCTGCGGAGTACCCACTGGACTTGGTTCAGCGCTTGGGCGACTTGGACGTGATGACGGATGGCCTGGCGGTGGAAGGCCATGAACAGATGTCCACGCTTGGTGCTGGCCTGGCACTCATGGAGGTCACGCGCGCGGATGCCTCGATGGGCACGGTGATTGCGGTGCAGGCTGGGCTGGCCATGCGCTCAATTTCGATGTTGGGTTCTCCGGAACAGCAGGCCTTGTATTTGCCGCAGATGGCTTCGTGCTCTTTGCTTGGTGCCTTCGGGCTGACGGAACCGGCTCACGGTTCGGACTCAATTGCTTTGGAGACCACCGCGGTGCGCGACGGCGATGAATGGGTGCTTAATGGCGAGAAGAAGTGGATCGGCAACGGCGCTTCCGGCGGAATCACGATCATTTATGCGCGCATGGAGGACGGCAATGTTGGCGGTTTCATCGTCCCGCAGGACGCACCCGGCTACTCGGCTTCCGTTATCGAAGGCAAGCTGTCTCTTCGTGCTATCCACCAGGCACACATTACGTTGACCGACTGCCGCATCCCCGCCGCCAACCAACTGCCGGGCTGCCGCAGCTTCAAGGATGTGTCTCGCGTTCTCACCGCTACCCGCATTGGTGTGTCCTGGATGGCGCTGGGCTCCGCGGTGGCCTGCTACGAGATTGCCCGCTCGTATGTGCTGGAGCGCGTGCAGTTTGGTCGCGAGCTGGCGAAAGCGCAGATTATTCAGCAGCGCTTGGCCAATATGGTGCTTGACTTGAGCCAAATGATGCTGACCTGCCGTGAGGTCTCTTTGCGCGAAACCGCGGGGACCTTGGCCCCGGAGCAGGCCTCGGCGGCGAAGCTCCACAACACCCGCGCTGCTCGTCGAATTGCCGCTGATGCCCGCGACATGCTCGGCGGAGTCGGCATCCTGCTAGAAAACGACATCGCGCGCCACTTCGCCGACATCGAGGCCATGCACACCTACGAAGGAACCGATACCGTGCAATCCCTGATTATGGGCAAGAAGATTACCGGTTTCTCGGCCTACAAGTAGCGTTTCGAAGTGGCCCCATATTCCACCGTGCCCATCTTTTCCCACTATCGCGGTCATTCTAGGTTCGAGTCCTGGTGGGGAGGCCTCTGTTGGAACCGTCGTGAGCGGTCGAAGATGGTTCTGCTCAGAAGGCATTAGTGAGAAGGTTTGTTTGGGGGCAAACGAACCTTCTTTGTGCTGTTAGAAGGTTTACTTGGGTGCAAACGGGCCTTTTGACTAGAGACTTCTGAGTGAAGCCTTGTGAGTGGAACCTTGTGGATTACTTTGTTGAAGGATCAGCCAATTCGATGGATGAGTTGTAGTTATCCACAGACGGGGAATCGACCGTAGCTTTTGAGGGCTGGAAGCCATGATGATGGAAGCATGATTGACGATTCACACCTCATTTACCTACGACCCCTTTCGAACAACCACCCTGTGTGGAAACAACTTGCTTCAGGTGAACTTATTCGCCTCACCTCGCGTTACGCGATAAACAGCGAGTACTATTCAGCTCTTCCTTACTACCAACGCCATCTCTTTGACATCGTTGCCTTCGGGCGTAGCGCTCATCGGTCAGTTCTCGTGGAAAGATCTGCGGCCAAACTGTTGGGCTTGTGGACGCTGTCGTCTCGGGACGCACAGGTTGTTCTAGCACGGCAATCCAAAACAGTCCCGCCGCGACGGCAATGGGATAGCAAGGTGATGTACCGAAAAATGTGGCTGCCAACCTCAGACATTATGGAGCGCTTCGGGCTTCGGTGCACGTCGGTTGCGCGCACCTGCATCGACGTCGCACGGCTTGCGACGTTTGAGGAAGGGCTGATGGCTGTCGACTCCGCTTTGCGCAAACGACTCGTTAGCATTGACGATTTACGGTCAATGATCACGGCAATGGGCCGTGTAAAAGGTGCTGCTCAGGCTAGGAAAGTGGTTATGCATGCTACCGCCCTCGCCGAATCT contains:
- a CDS encoding acyl-CoA dehydrogenase family protein, giving the protein MSHNLFESTTDFLGVFDSLSESDAAGWKRAAQFREYSAPVINQHWQAAEYPLDLVQRLGDLDVMTDGLAVEGHEQMSTLGAGLALMEVTRADASMGTVIAVQAGLAMRSISMLGSPEQQALYLPQMASCSLLGAFGLTEPAHGSDSIALETTAVRDGDEWVLNGEKKWIGNGASGGITIIYARMEDGNVGGFIVPQDAPGYSASVIEGKLSLRAIHQAHITLTDCRIPAANQLPGCRSFKDVSRVLTATRIGVSWMALGSAVACYEIARSYVLERVQFGRELAKAQIIQQRLANMVLDLSQMMLTCREVSLRETAGTLAPEQASAAKLHNTRAARRIAADARDMLGGVGILLENDIARHFADIEAMHTYEGTDTVQSLIMGKKITGFSAYK
- a CDS encoding RNA polymerase sigma factor yields the protein MSVLTLPGSRKREFSRLFREHYPAVLAYLRRRVPPSHAEELAADVFERAWAGFDSLRGTPLPWLYGIARNVMREFYRTRRETENLDDHELESYAGYDAVDANLDITRALMQLPHAEREILTLHAWEGLDHPDIAEVLGISRNNVRVRLHRARTHLSELTGETDA
- a CDS encoding TetR/AcrR family transcriptional regulator, which translates into the protein MANQRRRDQIAAAALDLFDQRGYHATGMEDIAKAVGMRASSLYNHYSSKQELLAEVTITAMEDLLRANAACLAGLSDPRDKLVATMKAHVIYHATHARRVRVVNNELTNLEEPHKSVVLQLRRDYVARWMAVVNEGDFHAENLKIACWALIDMGIGVAQWFSPDGDYTAEALGEMYGQFALRQLT
- a CDS encoding DUF559 domain-containing protein is translated as MIDDSHLIYLRPLSNNHPVWKQLASGELIRLTSRYAINSEYYSALPYYQRHLFDIVAFGRSAHRSVLVERSAAKLLGLWTLSSRDAQVVLARQSKTVPPRRQWDSKVMYRKMWLPTSDIMERFGLRCTSVARTCIDVARLATFEEGLMAVDSALRKRLVSIDDLRSMITAMGRVKGAAQARKVVMHATALAESPYESYARGMLIVEGLGKNLVVQPELQGGYRPDLLLNGKVIMEIDGAVKYDGATYGKSTEAVIRAERQREKYLQNLGYIVLRYSPRDLLQNREQVLNEVRGALNTVQPRSA
- a CDS encoding RNase H family protein — translated: MEPLELSALMGTQSRTYGTRKITKDMISAPVHVAIALWDERWDSAENGTIDGWVIAVNTKKTRFVRKGQIRKGDIVEVAVRELEKATKSIRGRKWIVTGRRQAALRAALEERGYTVTGSFAEENRASKSASSVRRKQAGITARRAKKEGEAPRKKQVVKVETPEAHWWPNFSTASSWPIDATVRIATDASSDTVFKGSMCFVASNGDYRLRTRKTTASTDELELESLTLALKYLLKVGATKAIIESDSVAALEAVEQIRQKGSKAMRSRGVWRGLSSGSRSRFQQAWNDVEGVCAVTIRRVMGHAGDPLNRAADQIAYMGLRAIAHPMKQSRATLKEGIRKTLAKL